From the Solibacillus sp. FSL R5-0449 genome, one window contains:
- a CDS encoding peptide MFS transporter: protein MYSKEEIVKSVPQTGFVGQPKGLFTLFFTEFWERFSYYGMRAILLFYMYYAVKDGGLGLDRTQANIIMSIYGSLIYMSGIIGGWIADRITGMRKAIFYGGILIMIGHILLALPLGVTALYLSMFFIIIGTGLLKPNVSSVVGDLYAENDARRDSGFSIFYMGINMGGFLAPLLVGLFQKNWGFHAGFSVAAIGMFIGLVVYLMSQKSLGLAGSVAPNPLSDKEKKTTTRNFTIGGLIIVILGFVAYQTGNASIENFSLLITFLGVMIPTLFIIYMYRSPKTNADEKSRLLAYIPLFICAVMFWAIAEQSSTVIATFIDTRTNLNLWGFEIPAAWFQSFNPLFIIILAPMFAFMWTKLADRGPSTPKKFALSLFFAGISFFVMIAAIVLTPEGTLVNPLWVVFSIFLLVLGELLLSPVGLSATTKLAPAAFAGQTMALWFLASAAAQAINAQLVRVYGIVSETTYFGVLGGLSVVLGVIILLISPIISKAMRGIK from the coding sequence ATGTATTCAAAAGAAGAAATCGTGAAGTCCGTTCCTCAAACTGGTTTTGTCGGTCAACCTAAAGGGTTGTTTACACTATTCTTTACAGAGTTTTGGGAACGTTTTTCATATTATGGTATGCGTGCCATTCTACTATTCTACATGTACTATGCAGTTAAAGATGGTGGATTAGGACTAGATCGTACGCAAGCTAACATCATCATGTCGATTTACGGTTCATTAATCTACATGTCAGGTATTATCGGCGGGTGGATCGCTGACCGTATTACTGGTATGCGTAAAGCGATATTCTACGGCGGAATATTAATTATGATTGGTCATATACTATTGGCCTTGCCGCTTGGTGTAACAGCATTATACTTATCGATGTTCTTTATCATCATTGGTACTGGTCTATTAAAGCCAAACGTTTCATCAGTAGTTGGTGACTTGTATGCAGAAAATGATGCACGTCGTGATTCAGGATTCTCTATTTTCTATATGGGGATCAACATGGGTGGTTTCCTGGCACCTTTATTAGTTGGTTTATTCCAAAAAAACTGGGGCTTCCATGCAGGATTCAGTGTTGCTGCAATAGGTATGTTCATCGGTCTGGTTGTTTACTTAATGTCACAAAAGAGCCTTGGTTTAGCAGGTTCTGTAGCACCAAACCCACTTTCTGATAAAGAGAAGAAAACGACAACTCGTAACTTCACAATCGGTGGTTTAATTATTGTAATTTTAGGGTTTGTAGCTTACCAAACAGGTAACGCTAGCATTGAAAACTTCTCATTATTAATTACATTCTTAGGTGTAATGATTCCTACGTTATTTATTATTTATATGTATCGTAGTCCAAAAACAAATGCAGATGAAAAATCTCGTCTATTAGCATATATCCCATTATTCATTTGTGCGGTAATGTTCTGGGCGATTGCTGAACAATCTTCAACAGTTATTGCAACGTTCATCGATACTCGTACAAACTTAAATTTATGGGGCTTTGAAATTCCGGCTGCATGGTTCCAGTCATTTAACCCGTTATTCATCATCATTCTAGCGCCAATGTTTGCGTTTATGTGGACGAAATTAGCGGATCGCGGACCATCAACTCCGAAGAAATTTGCTTTATCTTTATTCTTTGCAGGTATTTCATTCTTCGTAATGATCGCAGCAATCGTTTTAACTCCGGAAGGTACGTTAGTAAACCCACTTTGGGTTGTATTCTCAATCTTCCTGTTAGTATTAGGTGAGCTATTGCTTTCACCAGTTGGTTTATCAGCTACAACGAAATTGGCACCAGCTGCATTCGCAGGACAAACAATGGCGTTATGGTTCCTGGCATCAGCTGCTGCACAAGCAATTAACGCACAGTTAGTTCGAGTTTACGGAATCGTATCTGAAACAACTTATTTCGGTGTGTTAGGTGGTTTATCAGTTGTATTAGGTGTTATTATCCTACTGATTTCACCAATCATCTCTAAAGCAATGCGCGGTATTAAATAA